The genomic interval TGTTCGAGGCCCATTTCGGCGTGCCGATGATCGGTGCCGTGCTCAACACCATCAACACGCGTCTCGACGCTGCGGCGATCGCCTTCATCCTCGACCATGGCGAGGCCAAGGCGGTGCTGGTCGATCCGGAATTCGCGGACCTCGCCCGCGCCGCGCTGGAACTGACAAGCGATCCGGACCGGCTGGTGGTCGATATAGAGGATGTCATGGTCGAGGGCGGCAGCCGGCCCAGGGCAGGAGCGCTGACCTACGAGGCGCTGCTGGCCGAGGGCGATCCGGACTTCGCCTGGACCTGCCCGAGCTCGGAATGGGACGCGATCACGCTCAACTACACGTCGGGAACAACGGGCAATCCCAAGGGCGTGGTCTACCATCACCGCGGCGCACATCTGAACGCCCTGTCCCAGATCCAGACCTGGAACATGCCGGCGCATTCCGTCTATCTCTGGACCCTGCCGATGTTCCATTGCAACGGCTGGTGCTTTCCCTGGGCGATCGCCGCCAATGCGGGAACCTCGGTGTGTCTGCGCGCGGTCAGGGCGGAACCGATCTTCGAGCTGATCGCGGCGGAACGGGTCACCCACTTCTGCGGCGCGCCGATCGTCCTCAACATGCTGGCGCAGAATGCCGCCCTGAAGACTTTCGACCACGACGTCAAGGTGATGACGGCCGGCGCCTCGCCGCCCGCCGCCGTGATCGAGGCGATGGAGGCGATGGGCGTCGAGGTGACCCACGTCTACGGACTGACCGAGGTGTTCGGCCCCGCGGTCGTCTGCGCCTGGAAATCGGAATGGGACGCGTTGCCCGCCGATCGCCGGGCGCGGCTCAAGGCGCGGCAGGGGGTCAAGAACACGGCGCTGGCCGAACTTATGGTCGCCGATCCCGGGACCCTGAAGCCGGTGCCGCCGGACGGGCGAACCATCGGCGAGATCTTCATGCGCGGCAACAATGTCATGCGCGGCTACCTGAAAAACCCCGCGGCCACGGCAGAAGCCTTCCGCGGCGGCTGGTTCGCCTCGGGCGACCTGGGCGTCATGCACCCTGATGGCTATGTCGAGCTGAAGGACCGCTCCAAGGACATCATCATCTCCGGTGGCGAGAATATCTCTTCGGTCGAGGTCGAGGACGTGCTCTACCGCCATCCGGCGGTGCTGGAGGCCGCCGTTGTGGCACGGCCGGACCCCAAATGGGGCGAAAGCCCCTGCGCCTTCGTCGAGCTGAAGCCGGGCAGGGCGGCCAGCGAGAGTGACATCATCGCCTTCTGCCGCGCGCATATGGCGCATTTCAAGGCGCCCAGGACGGTGGTCTTCGGGGCGTTGCCGAAGACGTCGACCGGCAAGATCCAGAAGTTCGTCCTGCGCGACGCGGCGAGGACGCTGGGCGATGCTGCCGGGTGAAGCTGCCGGGCGATGGGGCCTGCGCTAGGCGGGATCCGGGTAGGGCAGGCGCAGTTCAAAACAGGCGCCCCTGGTGCTCGGGGCAAGGGTCAGGTCGCCGCCATGGGCTTCGGCCGCCTCGCGCGCGATCGCCAGGCCGAGGCCGCAGCCCCGGCTTGCGGTAACGGAGCTGCGGTAGAAGCGCTCGAAGATCCTGGGCGCGTCTTCCGCCGGGATCCCCGGTCCCTGGTCGCATACGGTGATGAAGGCTGCCTGGTCGCGGAAATCCATCACGACCAGCACCTCGTCCCCGGGCGACGAGCCGTGGACGACGGCGTTGTCGATCAGGTTTTCCAGAGCCTCCTCCAGCAGCAGGTCGTCGCCGCGTATGGGGCGCGGCGCGCCCCGCACGTCCAGGGCGATGCCGATGTCCCGCCGGACCGAGCGCTCGAAATGCCGACCCGCCACCGTCTTGACCAAAGCTTCCAGGTCGACCGGATCGCTTTTCGCCAGCAGCGAACGGCCCCTGATGCGTTCGATCGACAGCAGTTGCTGGGTCAGCCGGCCGGTCTGGCGCGCGGTCGTCGCCAGCACCTCGACGCGGGCGCGCAGCGACGCCTCGTCGGGCGCCGTCGTCGCAGCCTCCGCCTGCGCCTGGATGGCGGCGACCGGATTGCGCAGCTGATGGGCGGCGTCGGAAATGAACCGCTCGCGCAGCGCGAAGGCTTCGGCGAGGCGGGAGAACAGGGAATTCATCGCGGCGACGAGGCTACGGACCTCGGTGGGCACCGGGCGCCGGATCGGGCTGAGGTCGTCGGGGCTGCGCCGGTTGACCGCCTCGCGCAGATCGTCCAGCGGCCGGAGGCCGCGCGAGATGGCGACCGAGACCAGCAGCGCCGCCGTCGCGATCAGCAGGGCCATCAGGGTCAGCGACTGGGCGAGCAGCGAGCGGGTGAGTGCCTCGCGCTGCCTGACGGTTTGCCAGACCTTGACCGTCACCCAGCCGCCGAAGCGCGGTTCGGCGAGGAACTCGCGCAGCACGACCGCGCGCACCGGCCGCTCGTCCGTCACGGAATCGTAGAACACCGGCTGGCCGCCGCCGACCTCGACACCGGGCGGCACCGGCGGCGGATCCGAATAGCCGGTGAAGAAGCGGCCGCCCGGGCCGGAGACCTGATAGTAGACCGGATCGCCGAGCGCCTTGGTGAGGGAATCCAGCAGTTGCTCGGCCAGGATGTCGCCTTCGTTCATGACCACATCACGCGAGATGGTCAACGCCACCGTCAGCAGGGTGTTGTCGTAGACGGTCCTAGCCAGTTGCTCGGCCATGACGAAGCGGACCACGGCGGCGATCCCTGCGACCACGATCAGCGGAATGATGATCAGCAGGAACAGGCGCTTGCGAAGCGACAGGATCCTCATGCGCGGCTGTCGTCGAGGAGATAGCCGAGGCCGCGCGCGGTGCGGATCTCGACGCCAGTGTCGTGCAGCTTGCGGCGCAGGCGCGAGACCAGGAGCTCGACCGCGTTCGGCTCGATGTCCGAGCCGCTGCCGTAGAGCGTCTCGGCGATGGTTTCCTTGGTCACCACCCGGCCGGCGTTGTCCAGGAGGCACTCGAACAGCGCCATTTCGCGGCGCGGCAGGTCGAGCGTGCCACGCGTGCCGCACAGCTTGCGGGCGGCGCGGTTGTAGGTCAGCGATCCGATCACTTCCTCGACCGGCTTGAGAGTCTGTCGGCGCCGCGACAGCGCCCGGATGCGGGCCAGCAGCTCGGCCATGTCGAACGGCTTGACGAGGTAGTCGTCCGCTCCCGCGTCCAGGCCGGCGACCTTGTCGCCGGTGTCGCCGCGGGCGGTGAGAATCAGCACCGGCATCGCGCTTTTCCGCAACCTCAGATTGCGGACGACCTGCAGGCCGCTCATCCCCGGCAGGTTGACATCGACGATCGCGAGATCCGCGCCCTGGGTTGCGAGGAAGCGGTCGGCATCCTCGCCGTTGTTCAGTACGTCGACGGCATGCCCTTGATCCAAAAGCGCATTCTCAATTCCGCGGCAGAGATTCCGGTTGTCTTCGACCAGGGCGATCCGCATTTTCTTCCTCTGACAGGTTCCGGACAGAAAACTACAATAAAGTCGCACCCCTTGAAACCGCCTCGGCGGTTCTGTGAGCCTGCGTTCCATCCACTCTGCTCCTGCCGGAATGAGTGTTCACGTCCGGCTGGCAACAGAGTATAAGGGGTTTGGGAGGACTACTTTATGAAAACTTACCTCAACATGACGCGCCGCAGTGCGCTCGGCGTCGTTGCCGCCGGTATTGCGGGCGTGCTCGTCAGCGCGCCCGCCTCGGCTGACGTTTCCTTTGCCGGCAAGACGATCGAATGGATCGTACCGTTCTCGCCGGGCGGCGGGTCGGGCACGATGGCTGCCTTCATGGCGCCATTCCTGACCAAGTACCTGCCGGGTAATCCGACCGTGACCCTGGTCTACGAGCCGGGCGGCGGCTCGATCAAGGGCTCGAACATGTTCGCGGCCGTCGCCAAGCCGGACGGACTGACGATCCTGGTCACCTCCGGCTCGACCCAGTTCCCGTATCTGCTCGGCGATCCGCGCGTGCGCTACGAATATGCCGACTGGCACATCGCGATGGCCGGTCCGACCGGCGGCGTCGTCTACACCAGCCCGTCGACCGGCGTGACCTCGCCCGACGACATCGGCAAGCTCGTCGGGCAGAAGCTCGTCTACGCCAGCCAGGGCGCCACCTCGCTCGACCTCGTGCCGCTGATGGGCTTCCGCCTGATGGGCCTCGATGTGCAGCACGTGTTCGGCTTCAAGGGCCGCGCCGACGGTCGCCTCGCCTTCGAGCGCGGCGAGACCAACATCGACTACCAGACCTCGTCGGCCTACCTGAAGAACGTCCAGCCGCTGGTTGCCGAGGGTAAGGCGATCCCGCTGTTCTCCTGGGGCGTGCTCGACGAGGACGGCAACCCGATCCGCGACCCGAACTTCCCGGACATCCCGCACTTCGCCGAGGCCTACGAAAAGCTGACCGGCAAGACGCCGTCCGGACCGGAATACGACGCCTACTTCGCCTTCTTCACCGCCGGCTTCCCGGCCCAGAAGATGGTGTTCCTGCCCAAGGGCACGCCGCAGGAGATCGTCGACGCCTACCAGGCCGCCTTCGAGGCCATGAAGGACGATCCGGAGTTCCAGGCGAACGCCGCGTCGGCCGTGGGCGAATACGGCCACGTCACCGGCAAGGCCGCGGACGCGCTGTTCGAGAAGGGCACCGTGATCGCGCCCGAACTGCGCAAGCAGGTGGTCGACATGCTGACCAGCGAATACGGCGTCAAGCTGGGCGAATGATGCTCCGCGCCAGGTGGCTTTAACCCAGGCACCTGCACCCAGTGACTGACATGGGGACGGCTTTCGAGCCGTCCCCACCCGATATCCTGACGAACGAAAACGATCGGATGTAACCGTGGTCGAAGTCTTCTTTGCCGCGCTCGCAGACCTGTTGTCCGTGCAGCACCTGCTTTACATGCTCGTCGGCGTCCTCGTCGGCCTGTGTGTCGGCATCTTTCCGGGTCTTGGCGGCATTGCCGGCCTGTCGCTGCTGGTGCCGTTCCTGTTCGGCCTGGACAACGTTTCCGCACTCGCCATGCTGATCGGCCTGGTCGCCGTCATCCCGACATCTGACACGTTCTCCTCCGTCCTCATGGGCATTCCCGGATCGTCCGCCTCGCAGGCGACCGTGCTCGACGGTTTCCCGCTGGCCAAGAACGGCGAGGCTGCCCGGGCGCTGTCCGCGGCCTTCATCTCGTCGCTGTTCGGCGGCGTCGTCGGGGCCATCATCCTGACCGGCTTCGTGCTGATCGCCCGCCCGCTGATCCTTATGTTCGGATCCGCCGAACTGTTCATGCTGTCGCTGTTCGGCCTGTCGATGGTCGCCGTGCTTGCCGGCCGCAGCCTGCCGAAGGGGCTGGCCGCCTGCGCGCTCGGCCTCGGCATCGGATCGCTCGGCGGTGCGCCGGCGACCGGCGAATTCCGCATGGTCTACGACATCCACTATCTCTACGACGGCATTCCGCTGGTGATCGTCGGCCTCGGCCTGTTCGCCATCCCCGAGATCGTCGACTTGCTGCGCGCCGACCGCTCGATCGCTCAGGGCGCGCGCATCGGCACGGGCTGGTTCAAGGGCATCCGCGACTGGTGGGCGAACCTGTTCCTCAGCGTCCGCTGCGCGGGGCTCGGCTGCCTTATCGGCGCCATTCCCGGCCTCGGCGGTTCGGTGGTCGACTGGATCGCCTACGGCCATGCGGTGCAGACGACGAAGGACACCTCCAGGTTCGGCAAGGGCGACATCCGCGGCGTGATCGCGCCGGAAAGCTCCAACAACGCCATGCAGGGCGGCGCCATGCTGCCGACGCTGATGTTCGGCATCCCCGGCTCGGGCGCGATGGCGGTGTTCCTCGGCGGCATGGCCCTGGTCGGCCTCGAGCCCGGTCCATCGATGGTCGGCGCCGATCTCAACGTCACCTATGCGGTCATCTGGTCGCTGGCCATCGCCAACATCATGGGCGCGGGCTTGTGCATCATGCTGGCGCAGCCGATCTCGCGGCTGACGCTGATCCCGTTCCAGTTGCTTGCCCCGTTTATGATCGTGGTGGTGTGCTTTGCCGCCTTCCAGGCGACCCGGGCGCTTGAAGACCTGATCGCGCTGCTGCTGCTGGGAATGATCGGTATCCTGATGAAGCGGTTCGGCTGGCCGCGGCCGGCGCTGCTGATCGGCTTCGTGCTGGCGCCGCAGGCGGAAAACTACTTCTATCAGGCCGTTCAGTTCTACGGCTTCGACTTCATCAGCAGGCCGGGCGTCATCGTCATCGGCATCCTGACGATCATCTCCGTCGCCATCGGC from Polymorphum gilvum SL003B-26A1 carries:
- a CDS encoding acyl-CoA synthetase, which gives rise to MTIDSSIFDRDLDACAANHVALTPLSFIARTAAIYPDHVAVVHGPVRRTWAETYARTRRLASALAARGLGRGDTVAVIAANIPEMFEAHFGVPMIGAVLNTINTRLDAAAIAFILDHGEAKAVLVDPEFADLARAALELTSDPDRLVVDIEDVMVEGGSRPRAGALTYEALLAEGDPDFAWTCPSSEWDAITLNYTSGTTGNPKGVVYHHRGAHLNALSQIQTWNMPAHSVYLWTLPMFHCNGWCFPWAIAANAGTSVCLRAVRAEPIFELIAAERVTHFCGAPIVLNMLAQNAALKTFDHDVKVMTAGASPPAAVIEAMEAMGVEVTHVYGLTEVFGPAVVCAWKSEWDALPADRRARLKARQGVKNTALAELMVADPGTLKPVPPDGRTIGEIFMRGNNVMRGYLKNPAATAEAFRGGWFASGDLGVMHPDGYVELKDRSKDIIISGGENISSVEVEDVLYRHPAVLEAAVVARPDPKWGESPCAFVELKPGRAASESDIIAFCRAHMAHFKAPRTVVFGALPKTSTGKIQKFVLRDAARTLGDAAG
- a CDS encoding response regulator transcription factor, which translates into the protein MRIALVEDNRNLCRGIENALLDQGHAVDVLNNGEDADRFLATQGADLAIVDVNLPGMSGLQVVRNLRLRKSAMPVLILTARGDTGDKVAGLDAGADDYLVKPFDMAELLARIRALSRRRQTLKPVEEVIGSLTYNRAARKLCGTRGTLDLPRREMALFECLLDNAGRVVTKETIAETLYGSGSDIEPNAVELLVSRLRRKLHDTGVEIRTARGLGYLLDDSRA
- a CDS encoding sensor histidine kinase, whose protein sequence is MRILSLRKRLFLLIIIPLIVVAGIAAVVRFVMAEQLARTVYDNTLLTVALTISRDVVMNEGDILAEQLLDSLTKALGDPVYYQVSGPGGRFFTGYSDPPPVPPGVEVGGGQPVFYDSVTDERPVRAVVLREFLAEPRFGGWVTVKVWQTVRQREALTRSLLAQSLTLMALLIATAALLVSVAISRGLRPLDDLREAVNRRSPDDLSPIRRPVPTEVRSLVAAMNSLFSRLAEAFALRERFISDAAHQLRNPVAAIQAQAEAATTAPDEASLRARVEVLATTARQTGRLTQQLLSIERIRGRSLLAKSDPVDLEALVKTVAGRHFERSVRRDIGIALDVRGAPRPIRGDDLLLEEALENLIDNAVVHGSSPGDEVLVVMDFRDQAAFITVCDQGPGIPAEDAPRIFERFYRSSVTASRGCGLGLAIAREAAEAHGGDLTLAPSTRGACFELRLPYPDPA
- a CDS encoding tripartite tricarboxylate transporter permease: MVEVFFAALADLLSVQHLLYMLVGVLVGLCVGIFPGLGGIAGLSLLVPFLFGLDNVSALAMLIGLVAVIPTSDTFSSVLMGIPGSSASQATVLDGFPLAKNGEAARALSAAFISSLFGGVVGAIILTGFVLIARPLILMFGSAELFMLSLFGLSMVAVLAGRSLPKGLAACALGLGIGSLGGAPATGEFRMVYDIHYLYDGIPLVIVGLGLFAIPEIVDLLRADRSIAQGARIGTGWFKGIRDWWANLFLSVRCAGLGCLIGAIPGLGGSVVDWIAYGHAVQTTKDTSRFGKGDIRGVIAPESSNNAMQGGAMLPTLMFGIPGSGAMAVFLGGMALVGLEPGPSMVGADLNVTYAVIWSLAIANIMGAGLCIMLAQPISRLTLIPFQLLAPFMIVVVCFAAFQATRALEDLIALLLLGMIGILMKRFGWPRPALLIGFVLAPQAENYFYQAVQFYGFDFISRPGVIVIGILTIISVAIGLRNRVDDSGSDSVAAHAGGNLSRRMPQILFALFVAGLFLTALIDSMEHSFLGGIFTMGSSIIGLALTLILVVTLVVSQQGHASLFDTEAERGTGRRGLWEGLLWITGLVALSALVGFYLAMLAFFPLFLRVRARASWLKTAILTIGIAVFILVLANALSLNFPRGLLQDAYDLPWPFR
- a CDS encoding Bug family tripartite tricarboxylate transporter substrate binding protein — protein: MKTYLNMTRRSALGVVAAGIAGVLVSAPASADVSFAGKTIEWIVPFSPGGGSGTMAAFMAPFLTKYLPGNPTVTLVYEPGGGSIKGSNMFAAVAKPDGLTILVTSGSTQFPYLLGDPRVRYEYADWHIAMAGPTGGVVYTSPSTGVTSPDDIGKLVGQKLVYASQGATSLDLVPLMGFRLMGLDVQHVFGFKGRADGRLAFERGETNIDYQTSSAYLKNVQPLVAEGKAIPLFSWGVLDEDGNPIRDPNFPDIPHFAEAYEKLTGKTPSGPEYDAYFAFFTAGFPAQKMVFLPKGTPQEIVDAYQAAFEAMKDDPEFQANAASAVGEYGHVTGKAADALFEKGTVIAPELRKQVVDMLTSEYGVKLGE